The following DNA comes from Triticum aestivum cultivar Chinese Spring chromosome 3D, IWGSC CS RefSeq v2.1, whole genome shotgun sequence.
AATGGCCTAAAAATTGTCACTAGGGAAGCTCCAATAACACCCTTAGGGTTGAGTGCAGTCATAGCAGTACCGAGGCCATTGTTTCAATGAGAAAAGTAGAGCTATAGATTTAAGATGTCAATAGGGAGCTGACGTTCGCTCCAGGGGTGTTCCGGGCATTCGTACACGCTAGAAGGACCCAGCTGATGAACAAAATCATTTGCTCTAGGAGGCCCTTTCGCATGATGAGTCCCCCCCCCAAGTCACACACACCCCACTCCCGACCTTCGTCATCGGCAAGAAGGTCCAAACAAACTTCACTGGTTCACCTCTATGAATTTCATTCCGCTCCCTCCCATTCACTACGAAAATATCTATAAATATGGTTTGGATCAGTTTCTCCAAGAACAATCAAGAAAGATATCCGGGGAGAAAATTGTCGTGTGGAAGCCACTTGATATTCACGCAAAAAATCATGGGTGATTTGCATGGACAAGAACATTCGATTTTCATGTGTGAGGACAATATAGAGATGCAGTGCACAAAAtaattgccatggcaagtttgaagctataaaaacaaaaaataaatatagACAATAATATTTGGCATGCTATATGAAATGAAATGGTGTGTATTAAAATACAAAATAATTGCCATGGTGTATAATTGCTTTTGCTGTGGTCCAGTGTGTTACCAAAAATAACATGCATAGTAAAATTTGCCATACAAAGTAAAAAATGTATGTTAGTACGATTTTAAAAGTTGCCATCATTTTGTGATCAAAACACCTCCTTCAACAAAGGTTAGCACTATCAGAAAATAAGTGCCATCCTTTTGATGATAAATTTACCACCATatataaaataaaattgccacCAATCTAACAGACTGATACATAGAGCAGAATACACAGAAAAAGTTGTCATGTGCTAATTAGAAATATGATGTAAAGTTTGTCATGTGctagttcaaaaaataaaaaagtaaaagtTATCCTCTCACCATGACAAAAATTGAGGATTTTTGTCCTAGACTTGCCATGTGACAAGAACAAAATTATTATCTCTAAAAGCCAAGATCAAAGTACGTATGTGATATGAATTTTGCCATGGTATATGAAGACTTTTTTGGCATGTTATTTTAAATATAATTGCCATATAGTATATATAATAGTTTTTCCATAGACACATGACGAATTTGGTATGCGTACATAAAATAAAGTTTaccatgtaatttttatttctctGAATCAATGCAACAGTTAAAAGTCAAAGTGAAAGAAAGAGACATGGAAATTTAGGGGGAAATGTATTATTGAAAAAGACATGGAAAATTGTTGCAAAATTTCTAAACTTACGATGGCAAATTAAGAAAATTTTAAAGTTATCACATGGAATTTACCAAAAAATCCATGTGAAAATACAATTTTTTGTACTAGTTAGATGCGAAATTTACAAAATAAATGTAAAAAGGTGGTCACCATGGCAACTTTATGGTTCTTTATTGTAAAACAACatgtattttttttggaaaaagaatGCAACCATCATTTGGAAACAACTACAAAAAAACACATGGCACACAAAAAGAGAAGAAACACAAAAAGTTTCCATGGTCCTAgcaatttactccctccgttccattttatttgtctacatacatccgtatcaaGATAAATCTAAGATACATACTTCCGTagtagataaatctaagacaagtaatatggatcggagggcgTAATTTTGAAATATGGTTTATCGGAGTTGCCATCAGGGTGCGAAACAGTACTCCCTCCATCTTGAATTACTTGTCTTTAGTTTTGTGAAGAAACGATGTATCTAGACATGTATTTGTGTTagagatacatccatatttagaaaATTTTAAGACAAATAATTTGAGACGAAGATAATAAATGACATGACAAAACAAAATTGAAAAATGCCATGGCAAAACACATCTCAATTAAGCACGGCAATATGATTTAAGTTGCCATAGCAAAAGTCATTATTACATATATCTATTCCACTGCAATGACACACTGGAAGCAGAGATACATGCACTAATGCAGGGCATGGCCCTAGCCCTGCAACATATCGAGCTTCATGTTGTCGCGCAGTCGGATTCGTCCATGGCATTGTCGATTTTCAGTGGTGATTCACTACTTCGGTCTCCATATACACGGTCATCTAGTTTTGGAGATTAATTCCCTCAGAGAGAACCGGGAGTTTATTCTGCAAAAGCTTCATAGTAGTCAGAATAGAGTTGCAGATTGTCTGGCAAGATATAGTCGTGCTGAACGTAGCACAACGGTGTGGCTCCACAGAGGGTCCTCGTGTACTGAAATTCTTGCCTCTTAATTGTAACTCTATTATATTGAAATAAAACTCTTTTATCCCCGCAGAAAAAGTCATTATCAAGTCAGTATGCCCAACATgatattcttttttttttgcggggagccCAATATGATATTCTACTTGCCATGGCAacaaaaaatatatgaaaaatgTCGTGGCAACACATCTTAATTACACACACAAAAGAATCCTGTAGATTTACTATCCACCGTAAGTCCATGTAAGAGTACACCATTAGACGGGGACGAAATCTTTCACGAAGAAAAGCAGAGTATCCAGAGATAAAAAGCAGGGGGGCCTTGCAAAAGGCAGCGAAGGGTGGTCCGCCAGGGAAAAATCATACTAGTCAGCTTCCAACCCCACTTACCAGCCGGCAGCGCTAATCTCGTAACAAAATCCACCAATAGGATTCTAAGCTTTATTTCCCAGAGATTTTTATTCTATCTCTCTCTTTCCGCCGCTCCGCTCGTGCGTTCGGCGCAACAGCAAACCGATCGCAATGCCTTGCGTGCCAGCTCCAatctcctagccgccgccgctcgcccgctcTCCAATCCGCCTCCATCTCCAACCGCAATCCTCCCCCGATTCTTCCGAGTTCAGTTACCACTGCCCGTACCACCACCACTACTTGAACCCACCGCCGTCAATCTGCGTCGGGGTTTAGCAGCTCCGCCCGCCCGTCCCCAAAGGTCCGCTTTTTCTTTCTCCTTCACGAACTCGCAGTAAAAAGGAAATTCCGACTCCATCTTGAGTAGCGGCAGCGGTAGCAGAATTTAACAGGCgccgcatcctcgccgtcgtcgCCAAAGATGTGACTCTGTTTTTCGATTATTATTGATTCTCTCATCGGCGGCGTAGAGCCTAAATTTCCGGCGTAACTTTGGGTTGTCTCGCAGGTCCAGCGGCGAAGAGTAAAGGAACCTGCCCGGATTCAAAGCGGCGGCGGGATCGGATTCCATCACTTGGATAAATTGCCACCGATCGGCTTTTTTCCTTCCTTCCGTCCGTCGGTGTGCCGGTGCGGCGGCCGGGCAGCGAGAGGGGGAGTCCGAGGACAGGTGGGAACTAGAAGGCCGGTACTGCTGGCTCCTCCGTTTGGTTTGCAGGGGAGGGGTTCAGTCAGATGGGGGCCATCATGTGCTGCTTACGCGGCCGCGGCCCCGGCCCCGGCGACGACGCGCCTGGCTGCTGCTGCCTGCCATGGCCTTTCCTGAACAACGATcgcaacaacgacaacaacaacagcaacaatcaCAACTCGGTATGTTTCTACCTATCTGTTTGTTTTGCCCGTCTTGTCTGGAGATATTTGGTGGAGTTGCGGTGATATAGACATGTGATGGATTTAGTCATGGTGTTGGTGAAATGCACGGAAATCGTGTTGCGGAGTGGCAGATGGTGGGTGGATTTTCCGTGTTCGTGATCCTCGCATGCGCTAGTCATGCCCCAGGATCGCATTGCCGTGATCTCAGAATAGCGGATGTTCATTATTGTGTTCATTTAATTGCGTAACTTGTATCGGCTAACTGTAAATTAGTAGTAGTAGATAAACCATGAACGGATATTAGTAGTTTGCATGGAGCCTATCCAGTTTTATTACCCTGAGACTTGTTTGACAGTCAGTCCAGAGGTGCTATTCTCAGAAGTTGGAACTGGACAACTCGGTACTCTATAAGTAAGATACTAACACCCAACTACAAATGGTCTGTCCGTGTAGCTTGAAAATTATTACAGTAGTAAACAGTTTGGTATAATTAATGGTGCCACATTTGTCCATAATAATTCCATGTTCTGTCTGGACCTTCTGTTTCAGTCAGCTGCTATGCACTAGTATCATCTAAATGTTTTATTCACCCACAGGGCGCTCCTGCTCGTCAACGAGCGAATACACGGGTTGCGCCTGTTCAGGGAAGGGTTCCTCCTGCGGGTTCACGGCAGGATGATTCAATGAACACCTTCCGCTGCCCACCTAGGCCTTTGCCTTATGATGATCCTCAATTCAGACATCAAACGGAGCGCCACCCGCTGGTGGCAGGACATGACAAGGCTTCAACGCAATCCCAGAAATCTAAACTACTTGAAGAAAACAATGATGCTGATACCAGATCAACTTGTGCCGATCAGAAGGCTGATGGACCGTCCCTGAAAGATCAGTCGGGAGGTAAAAAAATCGGGGGAGCTCAAGTCTGTGTTCCTTCTGATTCTGAGGATGACTGTCCAATATGCCTAGAAGGTCAGTGAAAACAATTACCTGTTTTACAACTCCTTCACTATTCAGAATTGCAGCATCTTGTATTTTCGCTCAGGGGGATTTACAATTTACACTTCTTCGCATATATCATATAAAGTACACGAGAAAGAGAGCATCTGAAACATTCTTGTGTCAGTTGCAAAAATATACGTATTTGTTCATTTTAATCATTATTGTTAATGAATATATGTCTTAATTAATCAGTTCTCATTGATAGCTGGTTTGTTACCATTTTATCAAATTGCTGCCACGTGAATACATCTACTCTGGCAATGGTAAAGGAAAACAAATGTAGCATCCCATAACTCTGAATTTATATCCTTGTACTTTGTGCACAGTTGTTTGCTCTTCTTGTCTTCTGATTGTTTCTTATTTACAGAGTATGATTACGAGAATCCAAAGATAGTGCTTCAGTGCAACCATAATTTCCATCTTAGTTGCATTTACGAGTGGATGGAAAGAAGTCAATCTTGTGCGGTCTGTGCCAAGGTATTAAACTTATACGTAAACCCCCTTTTTTTCACCTGAGAAGGGAAGCATTAGTTGGTATTTGATCTAATCTGGCAAAAATCATGTCAAACATTTTGACTGCTGAACTGCTCCATTGTAGGTAATGTTGTTTAAAGTGGACCAATAACCATGCTGGCTGCAATTCTTTACACATGCTGAAGACCCAGGACTGAATTGCTTAGGTTGTGTACATAGCATCGGTGAAATCATGTCGCTAGATTGTTTGCTGAAACCTCTAGCGGTGCGAAGATTCGGCTTTTCCTTCTAGAGCAGTTCATGTTTCTCTTTTCTCCACGAATTTGATGATTTCTGCCAATGCACACCTGGCATTTTTCAAACTGATGTTACTTTGGTGAACGGTGGGTGATCGCATTGGCTTGACATGCTCAAGTATAATACTCTGGAAACCTCACAAGTTACATCCACTTCTTTGCCAATAGCTATTTTGACATCATTTCAATAGTTTCCATCTAGAACCATGTAGTTCTAGAATCAAGATGCAGCGTATGCTCACCCCTAATGTATCGTTATTATTGAATGAGCAGTACATGATCTATCACAAGTTTAGAAAGTTCAAATTGAACATGATTTAACAAGTAGAAACAAAATTGAGGTTTCTCAGACTTGAAATCACTAATTAATTAGGGGATACCCCTTGCAAAGGTCAATACCACCTCCTCTGGTGGTGACAAGTGGGCATGTGCACCACTTATCGCAACCACGGAGTTTTGGTGTGTTTTCTCACCAAGCGCTTAAGGATGTGAGGTTTTCTGTTtgtgtcttttttttttcttcttcttggattcgtttgTTTCAAAATGATTTATCACTCGTACCGCTTGTCCAAATTATGAACCGCTTTCACCTTTGTGTTTCTCGCGCCTAGGTTTTCAAAACTCGATCCACTTTGATAGGTTTCGATGAACAGTTTTCTGCAAAATCTATGCTCCAAGCTGTACTAATCCATGCTTCAAAACTGACTAAAATGTGCTTCAAACTATACTAAGGTGTGCTTCACTTTTTTTGGGACGCACGGTCGCTTTTTCACATGAGTAGCACATGTGTGCTTCACAcgaaaaaccaaaataaaagaaccgAAGATAGAAAAAACTGGAAATAGAAAATACATAAACAAAAAACAAAGATCGAAAAAATGGAAATTAAAAAACCAGGAACCATAAAAAAATCAGAAATACAAAAGTGGAGACCAAAAAAAGCTGAAAACCAAGCGATAAACCAGAACcataaaaaatgaaaacaaaaaatatacTTGAGGCAAAAACATAGTTGATAGTTGTGTTTTCACGCAGAAGCACAACTATGCTTCACGTAGAACGACACGTGTGCTTTATCTTTTTAGAGAAGCACAACCGTGTTTCACTTTCAAGAGAAGCAAACTGTGCTTACAACTACGAAAAGGTAAATCCCGAACGCTTGGATTTTGCCAATGGCAATCAAATGTTTTTTATGACAACTTTAGTTGACGCAAGGATGTCAATTTTAGTTGGCACGCATGACAATTTTCTATCAAAAACAAATCGCGGGTGAAATTGCCATGGTTACCAACCAAACTTGTTATCCCCGCATCAACtatatttatcataaaaaacaTTTGATTTGTCATGGGCAACATGCGAACGTTCAGGGCTTATCAGGATCCTACAATTATGCTTAATACTCGTGCTTCACTTTTTTTTTAAACACTGTTGTACTTTCACACACGGAAGCACAACCCTGGTTCACACGAATGTGCCTTTTACACTTCTGTCATACAAAAaatgaagaaacaaaaaaaaatcttgTAAGGACGGATTTTTTTATCAAAATACTGAAAGAAAGATGAAACCTAAGAAAAAAACTGAATAATACTATCACGGTGCGAGAAGCGCCCAGCGCGTGACATGTGTCCATTGGGACACCCGGTGAAGGGGTGACCCCCAATTAATTGCTCCTATTTTGTTGTTGCATGGAGAATTGTACTTGGGTTTGTATTTTAGTTTAAGTGAGCCTTACATGGCCTAGGATACAACTAGAGAATAGTCGGTCCACAACTTTCTCTATCCTACATAATGGTGTCCCGGCTGAGGGGTCTATGTCTTTCACCACGTCGGTTCTCGCCCTGGTGGACTGGGCTGAGGACCCCTAGGCCAGTTCCGTCGTGAGCCACATTGGTCGGCTTCTGTCGAA
Coding sequences within:
- the LOC123079542 gene encoding E3 ubiquitin-protein ligase At3g02290; translated protein: MGAIMCCLRGRGPGPGDDAPGCCCLPWPFLNNDRNNDNNNSNNHNSGAPARQRANTRVAPVQGRVPPAGSRQDDSMNTFRCPPRPLPYDDPQFRHQTERHPLVAGHDKASTQSQKSKLLEENNDADTRSTCADQKADGPSLKDQSGGKKIGGAQVCVPSDSEDDCPICLEEYDYENPKIVLQCNHNFHLSCIYEWMERSQSCAVCAKVMLFKVDQ